The stretch of DNA TTTTTACGAGTGTCGATTCCAAGACGGAATGCCACTTCCACTGTTGCGTCAAAATTGACTGTGCTTGTCTTTTTCGCAAGCTCAATCGCTTCTTTCAAGTCGTACGCTTTTGTACGGTCCACGAGCTTCGCAGCTTCTGTGAACTTCTTACCACGTTTAGCCATTTGATTTTTTCCTCCTTGTTTGTGGTCTTAACGGATTAAACCTCCCACGAATAAGGGTTGCGTGTTCCAAGGAACGAGCGCAACCCCCTACCAAAGAAATCGCATTGTAGAATCGGTATCAGTCTTCGATCGCGATTCCCATACTGCGAGCAGTACCTTCAACCATTGCCATCGCCGCTTCAACTGACGCTGCATTCAAGTCCTGCATTTTTGTTTCTGCAATTTCGCGAACCTTGTCGCGTTTTACAGTAGCAACCTTCTTTTTGTTCGGCTCACCCGAACCTTTTTGAAGATTAGCTGCAACCTTCAGCAATACTGCTGCCGGTGGAGTTTTTGTAATGAATGTGAATGAACGGTCCTCGAATACGGAAATTTCAACAGGGATGATAAGACCTGCTTGATCCGCCGTACGCGCATTAAATTCTTTACAGAATCCCATGATATTCACACCCGCTTGACCTAGCGCCGGTCCAACTGGTGGTGCCGGATTCGCTTTCCCAGCAGGGAT from Bacillus sp. OxB-1 encodes:
- the rplK gene encoding 50S ribosomal protein L11, whose product is MAKKVIKVVKLQIPAGKANPAPPVGPALGQAGVNIMGFCKEFNARTADQAGLIIPVEISVFEDRSFTFITKTPPAAVLLKVAANLQKGSGEPNKKKVATVKRDKVREIAETKMQDLNAASVEAAMAMVEGTARSMGIAIED